Below is a genomic region from Sinorhizobium meliloti.
AAATCCAGCCGGTCCTGGCTGCCGATATTGCCATAGAAGACTTCGCCGATGTGCAGCCCGAGATAAACGTCGGTGGTCGGCTTTCCTTCATCGAGCCGCCGCGCGTTCAACTCCGAAAGCATGACCCGCAGTTGACGCTCGGCCGCGATGGCGGCGCCGCAGGCCTCGGCCGGTTTGCGGCCGTTGAAGATGGCAAGCACTCCGTCGCCGATAAGCTTCAATACGCTGCCGCCATGATCGTGGACGGCGGTGATCACCATGCCGGAATAGTCGTTCAGAAAGGGGATGACATCCTCCGGCGCGACGCTGTCGGCTATGCGCGTGTAGTTGCGCAGATCGGAGAACCACATGACCGCTTCGATCCGCTCGGCCGAGCCCCTTTCGATGCTGCCCTCGACGACGCGGCGGCCGGCATCCCGGCCGAGATAGACATCCGCAAGCGTCCCGATGATGCGCATGCACGAGGCTGTCTTCACGGCGAGCGCGAGGGTGGGCAACAGCACTCTCAGTGCCGCGATGTCCTCCTCACGGAAGCCGGCTTGCCTTTTTGTGGTCCAATAGGAGTACAGGCAGTCCATCTGCCCTATGCGGCCGCGATCGGTGAAGTGATGTATCATGCTGACGCAGTCGGTGTGGCCCTCTGCCTTGAGCGTGTCGAGCACGGTGAAGGGAATATGCTTCTCCCCGGCAAGGCGGGTGCGGCGCTCGGTTTCATTGTCCCTTAGCATATGGAAGAAGACGGAGCGCTGCCAGTTGGCCTGAGCCTCGCCGCCGCTGGTCGAGCCGTATTGCACGACCTCGGGAACCTCGTCGCTTTCGCTGTTCCACTGGAAGGCGCGCCCTTCGAACTCCGGGTGCAGCGTGTCGATGATGCCGAGCGCGCGATCTATGGGCAGGCCCGCAGCGTGGCACCGGTCACAGAAGCCGGCAAGAAGGTCCTGCTCCTTCAGGCCTCGAATTCCCTCTTCCGACATCCACTGAACGATGTCGCGGATCAGCTGTTCCTTCATCCTGCATCCCGTCGTGCCGGCGTT
It encodes:
- a CDS encoding adenylate/guanylate cyclase domain-containing protein gives rise to the protein MVMIVAGRGNAGTTGCRMKEQLIRDIVQWMSEEGIRGLKEQDLLAGFCDRCHAAGLPIDRALGIIDTLHPEFEGRAFQWNSESDEVPEVVQYGSTSGGEAQANWQRSVFFHMLRDNETERRTRLAGEKHIPFTVLDTLKAEGHTDCVSMIHHFTDRGRIGQMDCLYSYWTTKRQAGFREEDIAALRVLLPTLALAVKTASCMRIIGTLADVYLGRDAGRRVVEGSIERGSAERIEAVMWFSDLRNYTRIADSVAPEDVIPFLNDYSGMVITAVHDHGGSVLKLIGDGVLAIFNGRKPAEACGAAIAAERQLRVMLSELNARRLDEGKPTTDVYLGLHIGEVFYGNIGSQDRLDFTVVGPAVNEVSRISAMCRSVERHVIMSSEFIAACPVEHRANAVSLGRFALRGIAKAKELFTWDPEIAGG